One window of Novosphingobium sp. 9U genomic DNA carries:
- a CDS encoding inorganic phosphate transporter: MTHELALPLLVGLILVALAFDYLNGLHDAANSIATVVATRLLSPGLAVLFAAFFNFAAYFLTLAFPSLHKVAETIGGGLIAKDLITPSVIFGALIGAMFWNVVTWLKGIPSSSSHALVGGLIGAGVAHAGITGVQWNGLNKTLIAIVLSPLLGMIIAMLLMLLTSWLFVRASSRTAESSFRALHLVSSAAYSLSHGLNDAQKTMGIITVLLYSTGYYSGTFEVPHWVAICCYIAIALGTMTGGWKIIETMGSRITKLSQHQGFCASMSGSIVVFTASLLGIPVSTTHTITGCVIGSGVARRASAVRWGVAQSVVMAWIITIPASAAVGALFYLITVPFGG, encoded by the coding sequence ATGACGCACGAACTCGCCCTGCCGCTGCTGGTCGGCCTCATCCTCGTCGCGCTGGCGTTCGATTACCTGAACGGGCTGCACGATGCCGCCAACTCGATCGCGACGGTTGTGGCGACGCGCCTGCTCAGCCCTGGCTTGGCCGTGCTGTTCGCGGCATTCTTCAACTTCGCTGCGTACTTCCTGACTCTGGCCTTTCCCAGCCTGCACAAGGTGGCCGAGACAATCGGCGGCGGGCTGATCGCCAAGGATCTGATCACGCCTTCGGTGATCTTCGGGGCACTGATCGGTGCAATGTTCTGGAACGTCGTCACCTGGCTGAAGGGCATCCCATCTTCCAGTAGCCACGCCCTTGTCGGCGGGCTGATCGGCGCTGGCGTGGCGCATGCCGGGATCACCGGCGTGCAGTGGAACGGCCTCAACAAGACGCTGATCGCCATTGTCCTGTCGCCGCTGCTGGGCATGATCATCGCCATGCTGCTGATGCTGCTGACGAGCTGGCTGTTTGTGCGCGCCAGTTCGCGCACGGCGGAGAGCAGCTTCCGCGCGCTGCACCTGGTGTCCTCGGCGGCCTACTCGCTCAGCCACGGTTTGAACGATGCGCAAAAGACGATGGGCATCATAACCGTGCTGCTCTACTCAACCGGCTACTACAGCGGCACGTTCGAGGTGCCGCATTGGGTGGCGATCTGCTGCTACATTGCCATCGCGCTGGGCACGATGACCGGCGGCTGGAAGATCATCGAGACGATGGGCAGCCGCATCACCAAGCTCAGCCAGCACCAGGGTTTCTGCGCCTCGATGTCGGGCTCCATCGTAGTGTTCACCGCATCTCTGCTGGGCATTCCGGTCTCGACCACACACACCATCACCGGCTGCGTGATCGGCTCGGGTGTCGCGCGGCGCGCCTCGGCCGTGCGGTGGGGCGTGGCGCAGAGCGTGGTCATGGCCTGGATCATCACCATCCCCGCCTCAGCCGCGGTGGGCGCGCTGTTCTACCTGATCACGGTGCCGTTCGGAGGCTGA
- a CDS encoding PEPxxWA-CTERM sorting domain-containing protein has product MHRFILAALAAFLFSAAPAQAAFETTTRLTFNSQATIQDSFSTLFGGATGNPSAPFLNIYGGADITPGATIYGGTTTADFYNDAYFFLGVSDSAAAGGAKRLVFGGNQDLSEQSFATLFPSYSEGALINAIVGLNAGTAPAFGEAFQLVSGFQAQYGAQYAFQLNGTGFLTAFSDGTNFGTITTTQTTETFPDAVPEVATWLMMIVGCAVVGGALRRRQFRAVSLRTAP; this is encoded by the coding sequence ATGCACCGCTTCATCCTGGCCGCACTGGCTGCCTTTCTGTTCAGCGCCGCTCCCGCGCAAGCTGCGTTCGAGACCACGACGCGGCTGACCTTCAACTCGCAGGCGACGATCCAGGACAGCTTCTCGACGCTGTTCGGAGGCGCGACCGGCAATCCTTCCGCGCCGTTCCTGAACATCTATGGAGGTGCCGACATCACGCCCGGTGCCACAATCTACGGCGGCACCACCACGGCGGACTTCTACAACGACGCCTACTTCTTCCTGGGTGTCAGCGACAGCGCAGCCGCGGGTGGGGCCAAGCGCCTGGTGTTCGGCGGCAACCAGGACCTGTCGGAGCAGAGCTTCGCGACGTTGTTCCCCAGCTATAGCGAAGGTGCGCTAATCAACGCGATTGTCGGGCTGAATGCCGGCACCGCGCCTGCCTTTGGTGAGGCATTCCAGCTCGTGAGCGGCTTCCAGGCGCAGTACGGCGCGCAGTATGCCTTCCAGCTCAATGGAACCGGGTTCCTGACCGCCTTTTCGGATGGCACGAACTTCGGCACGATCACGACCACGCAGACGACCGAGACGTTCCCCGACGCGGTGCCCGAAGTCGCGACCTGGCTGATGATGATCGTCGGCTGCGCCGTGGTCGGTGGAGCGCTGCGGCGCCGTCAGTTCCGGGCCGTCAGCCTCCGAACGGCACCGTGA